The following coding sequences lie in one Nitrospirota bacterium genomic window:
- a CDS encoding ferredoxin: protein MKVDIDKNGCIGNGSCESLCSDVFKVEGGKAKVLSADVSSEFMDDVVQAAKDCPVQVISVWDGPKRIYPPKK, encoded by the coding sequence ATGAAAGTCGATATCGATAAAAATGGATGTATTGGAAACGGGAGCTGTGAATCGCTCTGCTCTGACGTATTTAAAGTGGAAGGTGGAAAGGCGAAAGTCCTGAGCGCCGATGTCAGTTCAGAGTTTATGGATGACGTGGTTCAAGCGGCAAAGGATTGCCCGGTTCAGGTGATTTCTGTTTGGGATGGTCCGAAAAGAATCTATCCCCCCAAAAAATAA